In Halarcobacter bivalviorum, a genomic segment contains:
- a CDS encoding LTA synthase family protein: protein MNQTIMSNVLNIFKKLIFAHILFLGIMSLYRAVFFFYYSPLDSFQGFYLDILKAFFLGFRVDLTVIGYIQTLPTIILIVLYYIKKESLLNYFSKFLVYYLFFCYVAVSLLLCADFGFYSYFKEHINILFFGLLDDDTKALMVTFWQNYNVVLILAIFFAYLAFLFFSIKKIFSISNKNYNSFFTLKISALIFLILFVLNFLAVRGTLGMYPLGKMIPNVSSDEFINKVSHNGFRAFTNALSARKKYLARKYDLLKATGYKGNIEKAFEVYTGTENINREDLLKNITFKTKKVDDKEYNVVVIMVESFGMPILKYQSDDFNILGELKKHFDEDILLTNMISAGDGTISSLQALLLNIPHRPTSFAFSQSIYKQTSFSYGPAFLFKENNYETSFIYGGDLTWRSLREFVKHQGYDNLEGKINIFKHLENIDKPKADYFHPWGIFDEYLYSHILKKLENSDKKQFIVALSTNNHPPYNVPKEYKSKSLEFNDAIKNHITGDFELAQQRFKSYAYAVDQVGIFLDKFKRSKFKDNTIVVVTADNNTIDGIMKYDDNQLLNSKNIPLYFYLPESLKNKIDVDTKVTGSHKDIFPTIYNLTLKEQEYLSIGKNLFDSSLEHYGFNGSMIVTNKDKIEKLNSIEEQTNSKLLNYYKANLAITQHLINYYYKKGKE from the coding sequence ATGAATCAAACAATAATGTCAAATGTTTTAAATATTTTTAAAAAACTTATTTTTGCACATATTCTATTTTTAGGAATTATGTCACTTTATAGGGCAGTGTTTTTCTTTTATTATTCACCTTTGGATAGTTTTCAAGGTTTCTATTTAGATATTCTAAAAGCTTTTTTTCTTGGATTTAGAGTTGACTTAACAGTAATTGGTTATATTCAAACTTTACCAACGATTATTTTAATAGTTTTATATTATATAAAAAAAGAGTCTTTATTAAACTATTTCTCTAAATTTCTAGTCTATTATCTGTTTTTTTGTTATGTTGCAGTAAGTCTTTTATTGTGTGCAGATTTTGGCTTTTACTCTTATTTTAAAGAGCATATAAATATTTTATTTTTTGGTCTTTTAGATGATGATACAAAAGCTTTAATGGTTACTTTTTGGCAAAACTATAATGTAGTATTGATTTTAGCTATTTTCTTTGCATATCTAGCATTTTTATTTTTTAGTATTAAAAAAATATTCTCTATTTCAAATAAAAACTATAACTCATTTTTTACTCTTAAAATATCTGCTTTAATTTTTCTAATTCTTTTTGTCCTAAACTTTTTAGCAGTTAGGGGAACTTTAGGAATGTATCCTTTGGGTAAAATGATTCCAAATGTTTCAAGTGATGAATTTATAAACAAAGTTTCTCATAATGGTTTTAGAGCTTTTACAAATGCTTTAAGTGCAAGAAAAAAATATCTAGCAAGAAAATATGATTTACTTAAAGCAACAGGGTATAAAGGAAATATAGAAAAAGCTTTTGAAGTATATACGGGAACAGAAAATATTAATAGAGAGGATTTACTTAAAAATATAACTTTTAAAACAAAAAAAGTTGATGATAAAGAGTACAATGTTGTAGTAATTATGGTAGAGAGCTTTGGAATGCCAATATTAAAATATCAAAGTGATGATTTTAATATCTTAGGTGAATTAAAAAAACATTTTGATGAGGACATCTTACTTACAAATATGATTTCAGCTGGCGATGGGACAATTTCAAGTTTACAAGCTCTATTATTAAATATTCCGCATAGACCTACATCTTTTGCTTTTTCTCAATCGATATATAAACAAACAAGTTTTTCTTATGGTCCAGCTTTTTTATTTAAAGAGAATAATTATGAAACAAGTTTTATTTATGGTGGAGATTTAACTTGGAGAAGTTTAAGAGAGTTTGTAAAACATCAAGGTTATGATAATCTAGAAGGTAAAATTAACATTTTTAAACATTTAGAAAATATTGATAAACCTAAAGCAGACTATTTTCATCCTTGGGGAATTTTTGATGAATATCTTTATTCACATATTTTAAAAAAACTTGAAAATAGTGATAAAAAACAGTTTATAGTAGCTCTTAGTACAAATAATCATCCTCCATATAATGTTCCAAAAGAGTATAAGTCAAAAAGTCTTGAATTTAATGATGCAATAAAAAATCATATTACAGGAGATTTTGAGTTAGCTCAACAGAGATTTAAGTCTTATGCTTATGCAGTAGACCAAGTTGGAATTTTCCTTGATAAGTTTAAAAGGAGTAAATTTAAAGATAATACAATAGTTGTTGTAACAGCTGATAATAATACAATTGATGGAATTATGAAGTATGATGATAATCAACTACTAAATTCTAAAAATATACCTCTTTATTTCTATTTACCAGAAAGTTTAAAAAATAAAATAGATGTAGATACTAAGGTAACAGGTTCCCATAAAGATATCTTTCCAACAATTTATAATTTAACTTTAAAAGAACAAGAATATCTATCAATTGGGAAAAACTTATTTGATTCTTCTTTAGAACATTATGGTTTTAATGGTTCAATGATAGTAACAAACAAAGATAAAATTGAAAAATTAAATAGTATCGAAGAACAAACAAATAGTAAACTTTTAAATTATTATAAAGCAAATTTAGCTATAACTCAGCACTTAATTAATTATTACTATAAAAAAGGAAAAGAATGA
- a CDS encoding lipid A biosynthesis lauroyl acyltransferase: MKASVKEYLIFYIYNFFKFIFTILPKGFVKQFLVLCAKLAYKFNKEHKHIAKVNLDLAFEDKLSDEAKDKIIYESYKSLLFNMYEFIENQSISKEKLLSKAKIENEEVILNAIKENRKIIFITAHYGGWEIAIPYTALKYGTLAVVNRKMDNPLINDMYIKARDRNNIVMLEKKVAAKGMLKAFKQNHNVAVAIDQHMKNGMEIEFFNKKVMATDSTARLALKFDAVIIPMFAVMNDFRDYTIKVYEAIDPLKIEYKSEDKVKELTQLQANIIEEQIKKTPELWFWQHKRWKKFYKNLYKRS; the protein is encoded by the coding sequence TTGAAGGCAAGTGTTAAAGAATATTTAATATTTTATATTTACAACTTTTTTAAATTTATTTTTACTATCTTACCAAAAGGCTTTGTAAAACAATTTTTAGTTTTATGTGCCAAACTAGCTTACAAATTTAATAAAGAACATAAACATATTGCAAAGGTAAATTTAGATTTAGCCTTTGAAGATAAATTAAGTGATGAGGCAAAAGATAAAATAATATACGAATCTTATAAGTCTTTATTATTTAATATGTATGAGTTTATAGAAAACCAATCTATCTCAAAAGAGAAACTACTTTCAAAAGCAAAAATAGAGAATGAAGAAGTAATATTAAATGCAATAAAAGAGAATAGAAAAATTATATTTATAACTGCACATTATGGTGGTTGGGAAATTGCTATTCCTTATACAGCTTTAAAATATGGAACTTTAGCAGTTGTTAATAGAAAGATGGATAATCCTTTAATAAATGATATGTACATAAAAGCAAGAGATAGAAATAATATCGTAATGCTTGAAAAAAAAGTTGCAGCTAAAGGAATGCTAAAAGCTTTCAAACAAAATCACAATGTAGCAGTAGCCATTGACCAACATATGAAAAATGGAATGGAAATAGAGTTTTTTAATAAAAAAGTAATGGCTACAGATTCAACTGCAAGATTAGCTTTAAAATTTGATGCAGTAATTATTCCAATGTTTGCTGTTATGAATGATTTTAGAGATTATACAATTAAAGTTTATGAAGCAATTGACCCTTTAAAAATTGAATATAAAAGTGAAGATAAAGTTAAAGAGTTAACTCAATTACAAGCTAATATAATAGAAGAACAGATAAAGAAAACTCCGGAATTATGGTTTTGGCAACATAAGAGATGGAAAAAATTTTATAAAAATCTATATAAAAGAAGTTAA
- a CDS encoding diacylglycerol kinase, with product MNNKPKYHLFKNTKYALDGFIHAFKTESSFKLELFCAIFIIIGILLIDVSLIYKLILFVTGILVLIVELINSAIENVVDLVTKEHAPLAKTAKDIGSTAVMFTIGLHTITWIVVLIWA from the coding sequence ATGAATAACAAACCTAAATATCACCTTTTTAAAAATACAAAATATGCACTTGATGGATTTATACATGCTTTTAAAACAGAGAGCTCTTTTAAACTTGAGCTTTTCTGTGCAATCTTTATTATCATAGGAATTTTATTAATTGATGTCTCTTTAATCTATAAGCTTATTCTTTTTGTAACTGGTATTTTAGTTTTAATCGTTGAATTAATAAACTCTGCAATTGAGAATGTAGTTGATCTTGTAACAAAAGAACATGCTCCTTTAGCTAAAACAGCAAAAGATATTGGTTCTACAGCTGTAATGTTTACAATAGGCTTACATACTATTACATGGATAGTAGTTTTAATATGGGCCTAG
- a CDS encoding glycosyltransferase family 4 protein: MKIVYISRSIIPSRTANSIHVMKMCNAFASLGHEVTLLAPWTKKLEEKNIEDLFEYYGVEKNFELKKLFSPNIKYLKKRIYSYRCLKEVQKINPDIVYGRDDMFAFYLTQKSKYFTLFEKHEPYDGKGFNDFFFDKFIKNNQNKAKLVVNSNELRKMYNKSCSIALDSILAASNGTNIIPDDKIPSSITLDEKRVQIGYVGSLFKGRGIDIIIELAKKIPDATFHIIGGKDKDIEFWKSKENLENLIFHGFVEPKETYKYRNMCDILLAPYQSDNEGNRSSKYMSPIKLFEYMSSKKAIICSNFKVVYEALNDECALLVDSSDINAWENAVNELIEDKIKREKLANNAYEKFLNYHTWSARAQKILDYIQSSK; the protein is encoded by the coding sequence ATGAAAATAGTATATATCTCAAGATCAATTATCCCTTCAAGAACAGCAAATAGTATTCATGTAATGAAGATGTGTAATGCTTTTGCTTCTTTAGGACATGAAGTTACACTTTTAGCTCCTTGGACAAAAAAGCTTGAAGAGAAAAATATAGAGGATTTATTTGAATATTATGGAGTTGAAAAAAACTTTGAGTTAAAAAAGCTTTTTTCTCCTAATATTAAATATCTTAAAAAAAGAATTTATTCATATAGATGTTTAAAAGAGGTTCAAAAAATCAATCCTGATATTGTTTATGGAAGAGATGATATGTTTGCTTTTTATCTGACTCAAAAAAGTAAATATTTTACTCTTTTTGAAAAACATGAACCTTATGATGGAAAAGGTTTTAATGACTTTTTCTTTGATAAGTTTATTAAAAATAATCAAAACAAAGCAAAGCTTGTTGTAAACTCTAATGAACTTAGAAAGATGTACAATAAAAGCTGTAGTATTGCTTTAGATTCAATTTTAGCAGCAAGTAATGGTACAAATATTATTCCTGATGACAAAATACCTTCAAGTATAACTTTAGATGAAAAAAGAGTTCAAATTGGATATGTAGGAAGTCTTTTTAAAGGAAGAGGAATTGATATTATTATTGAGCTAGCAAAAAAGATTCCAGATGCAACATTTCATATTATTGGTGGAAAAGATAAAGATATTGAATTTTGGAAATCAAAAGAGAATTTAGAGAATCTTATTTTCCATGGTTTTGTAGAACCTAAAGAGACTTATAAATATAGAAATATGTGTGATATTCTTTTAGCTCCTTATCAAAGTGATAATGAGGGAAATAGGTCAAGTAAATATATGTCTCCTATTAAACTTTTTGAATATATGTCTTCAAAAAAAGCGATTATTTGCTCAAATTTTAAAGTTGTGTATGAAGCTTTAAATGATGAGTGTGCTTTATTAGTTGATAGTTCAGATATAAATGCTTGGGAAAATGCAGTTAATGAATTAATTGAAGATAAAATAAAAAGAGAAAAACTAGCAAATAATGCCTATGAAAAGTTTTTAAATTATCATACTTGGAGTGCAAGAGCACAAAAGATTTTAGATTATATTCAAAGTTCTAAATGA
- a CDS encoding O-antigen ligase family protein yields the protein MTNILRAPSQTTKDKITLWLNHLLVLYAFLIPIHNGAKSSLFFTMLALFLYRRDFGFYLKEAFSNRIVQAFLIFYALHAIGMLYTDNIDYGKDQMDRLKYLLFPLVFLSFLDIRFVPRIVLAFLFGMLISIIFSYLVHLQILPYVFSIGKYEVWETFAYSPAPFLAHGEHGVGISFFVGFLLYYILNFKNEEKFKKVIALVGLVFALINMSFIASRTGYMTLVVVIFITIVITYRENIKLLLSSVFLVFIVCLSIYNFSETVNQRVNVAITNFEKGIENKEYYENGSTAQRIGLTIYSIEVIKENFLFGAGTGDHMDLLRAKIPDEEKRLREIAKPHNVYVQIPMQIGIIGLASFFFLIYSLLSYKNTSREKKDIIVILVASTLVFMVGGMFYGTFELPLIVVLISAMIANKEQTITFNNFDKKLFFKYSAFVILFLIIGITR from the coding sequence ATGACAAACATTTTAAGAGCACCTTCTCAAACTACTAAAGATAAAATTACCCTTTGGCTTAATCATCTTTTAGTTTTATATGCTTTTTTAATTCCTATACATAATGGAGCAAAGAGCTCTTTGTTTTTTACTATGTTGGCACTTTTTCTATATCGAAGAGATTTTGGTTTTTATTTAAAAGAGGCTTTTTCAAATAGAATAGTTCAAGCTTTTTTAATATTTTATGCTTTACATGCAATAGGAATGTTATATACAGATAATATTGATTATGGTAAAGACCAAATGGATAGATTAAAGTATCTACTTTTTCCTTTAGTTTTCTTATCTTTTTTAGATATTAGGTTTGTTCCTAGGATAGTACTTGCATTTTTATTTGGAATGCTTATTTCTATTATTTTTTCATATTTAGTTCATCTTCAAATTTTACCTTATGTATTTTCAATTGGTAAATATGAAGTTTGGGAAACTTTTGCCTATAGTCCTGCACCATTTTTAGCTCATGGAGAACATGGAGTTGGTATTTCTTTTTTTGTAGGTTTTTTACTTTATTATATTTTAAATTTTAAAAATGAAGAAAAATTTAAAAAAGTTATTGCTTTAGTAGGATTAGTTTTTGCTTTAATAAATATGTCGTTTATTGCAAGTAGAACAGGATATATGACTTTAGTTGTAGTGATTTTTATTACAATAGTAATCACTTATAGAGAGAATATAAAACTTCTATTATCTTCAGTTTTTTTAGTTTTTATTGTTTGTTTATCTATTTATAACTTTTCTGAAACAGTAAATCAAAGAGTAAATGTAGCAATTACTAATTTTGAAAAGGGTATTGAAAATAAAGAGTATTATGAAAATGGTTCAACAGCACAAAGAATAGGTTTAACAATATACTCAATTGAAGTAATAAAAGAAAACTTTTTATTTGGTGCTGGAACAGGTGATCATATGGATTTGCTTAGAGCAAAAATTCCAGATGAAGAAAAGAGATTAAGAGAAATTGCAAAACCTCACAATGTATATGTTCAAATTCCAATGCAAATAGGAATTATTGGTTTAGCTTCTTTTTTCTTTTTAATATATTCTTTATTAAGTTATAAAAATACATCAAGAGAAAAAAAAGATATAATTGTTATTTTGGTAGCTTCTACTTTAGTCTTTATGGTAGGAGGAATGTTTTACGGAACTTTTGAATTACCATTAATAGTAGTTTTAATTTCAGCGATGATTGCTAATAAAGAGCAAACTATTACTTTTAATAATTTTGATAAAAAACTATTCTTTAAATATAGTGCTTTTGTTATTTTATTTTTAATTATAGGTATAACAAGATAG
- a CDS encoding RIO1 family regulatory kinase/ATPase, which produces MGLDKKLEEEIFSLSKDNKEEIFSFEYATKKYWLKRARATKSNFIHKLFYKLTDIDILLPVENKSEKQSLLYETTKIERLKEKGVCTPNIIFKNEEFFVLEDSGKMVNSYIRKRDITKEKMYYYMELMLKELALIHNNKEFHGGAQARNFIYKEDKVTVIDFEDSFDKSISLETLQFRDLILFLLSLTKTRANFELDYNFIINQYIQLVPQNKDFRKRLKKLASKLSFLITLSQVKFIKNIMGRDGEGFFKLLLILKNLEG; this is translated from the coding sequence ATGGGCCTAGATAAAAAATTAGAAGAAGAGATTTTTTCTTTATCTAAGGATAATAAAGAAGAGATTTTTTCTTTTGAATATGCTACTAAAAAGTATTGGTTAAAAAGAGCAAGAGCTACAAAATCAAACTTTATTCATAAACTATTTTACAAGTTAACAGACATTGATATTCTTCTTCCCGTTGAAAATAAAAGTGAAAAACAGAGTTTACTTTATGAAACTACAAAGATAGAGAGACTAAAAGAAAAAGGAGTTTGCACTCCTAATATAATCTTTAAAAATGAAGAGTTTTTTGTATTAGAAGATTCTGGTAAAATGGTAAATTCATATATTAGAAAAAGAGATATTACAAAAGAAAAAATGTATTACTATATGGAATTGATGTTAAAAGAGTTAGCTTTAATTCATAATAATAAAGAGTTTCATGGTGGAGCACAAGCTAGAAATTTTATCTATAAAGAAGATAAAGTTACAGTAATAGATTTTGAAGATAGTTTTGATAAAAGTATCTCTTTAGAAACTTTACAATTTAGAGATTTAATTCTTTTTTTACTCTCTTTAACAAAAACAAGGGCAAATTTTGAGCTTGATTATAACTTTATTATAAATCAATATATACAACTTGTACCTCAAAATAAAGATTTTAGAAAAAGACTTAAAAAACTGGCAAGTAAACTCTCTTTTCTTATTACTCTTAGTCAAGTTAAATTTATAAAAAATATTATGGGAAGAGATGGGGAAGGTTTCTTTAAACTACTTTTAATTCTTAAAAATCTAGAAGGCTAA
- a CDS encoding YrbL family protein — MIDLNSIEPIGKGTNRSCFVHPMDSNKCIKITHSNDYSETIKEIKYYKFLQKREISWDFLAKYYGSVATSLGKGEVFDLVRDYDGNVSKTLSFYLQKDEKTKTLITPIKLLEDLKQYTLKENIVVKDLNTKNMLYQKINENEARLILIDGVVNNDFLPFSKYIPLFTQKKIKRLWKRFEESLPHKYSFNKYFLSLLK; from the coding sequence ATGATTGATTTAAATAGTATTGAACCAATTGGAAAAGGAACAAATCGAAGTTGTTTTGTTCATCCAATGGATTCAAATAAATGTATAAAAATAACTCATTCAAATGATTATTCAGAGACTATAAAAGAGATTAAATATTATAAATTCTTACAAAAAAGAGAAATCTCTTGGGATTTTTTAGCAAAATATTATGGTAGTGTAGCTACTTCTTTAGGAAAAGGTGAAGTCTTTGATTTAGTTAGAGATTATGATGGAAATGTTTCTAAAACCTTATCTTTTTATTTACAAAAAGATGAAAAAACAAAAACTTTAATAACTCCAATAAAACTTCTTGAAGATTTAAAACAATATACCCTAAAAGAGAATATTGTAGTAAAAGATTTAAACACAAAAAATATGCTTTATCAAAAAATAAATGAAAATGAAGCTAGACTTATTTTGATTGATGGGGTAGTAAATAATGACTTTTTACCTTTTTCAAAATATATCCCTTTATTCACTCAAAAAAAGATAAAAAGATTATGGAAAAGATTTGAAGAGTCTTTGCCTCATAAATACTCTTTTAATAAATATTTTCTTAGCTTACTAAAATAG